ACCTACAAAAGAGTTCCTCGTATGTTCATCGAGGAGCGAGATGCTTGATGTAAGGATCTACATCGATCTGTTTCGGTTATGGAGGACCTGTAGGAAGCAATCAAGAGGTGGTGAATTGAACTGCGGTTACTGATTTATTCATGCATCGAGAGGCCACTCCAGTCAATATGATGGCAAGTGGATGGGATCTTAATTAGAGAATTTGCCTGCATGCTCCCCAGTGCTGCTGAGATGCTGCCTGTGTTTGTACAGGAGGGTCAGACAGAGTGCAGGTTGAGTCTTTCTGATGGCCCCACACCTGCAGTCATCCTTGTATTCTTACAAGGATAATTGAAACTGCTTTTTGTACATCGAAAGGTCACTGTGTTCATCATGGCCACCTTGAAGAGCGTAATTGACTTTCTGCATCATGGCTAATTAAGCACCAATGACGTCCGTGTGCGTGTCAGTATTGATGCATTGTCACATGGATGGCATACAGAGTGCAGGGTGTTTGAATTTAGTTTTGGTTtattatataaagtgaaaagtacTGGTCTCACTGGTGTCATCAacttcaatttaattcagtccTTTCAGATTGACCTAAAATGCCAAGAACCAAAGAGGCCGGTCAGGTGCTTTTCTGTGAGAACCCCCCTTCCAGAGACATGCGTGTCAGGTTAATCAGTGACCCTAAACTGCACAtaggtgtaaatgtgagtgtgaatggttgccTCTCGCCTAATGACAATGAATGTTATAAGCTCCAACACTCCAGAGACCCTcaagaggacaagcagttaggaTGATGGACGGATGAATACAATAGGGCAGAATCAGggattctctctgtctccttccctTCAGACACACATATTACATACTTCACacaagcacataaacacacctcCATTGCCTCTTGCTTGTTTCCATGGAGACAGTAGTGAGCTGCTTCTTTGCACTGGGATCATGTCATCTCACTTGATCACagtacacatatgcacacactttttctttatAACTGTACTGGTCTGTCTTACAGTGACTCTGTTGTGTTACTGTGCTACTACGCCCCTACATGTCCAAGGTTATATTAGTGGCGTAGAAATCCGCTCCTGTGCTCCCATCTTAGAGCTCCTCACACACATCATAAGAACACACACCATTACAGATCACTATGTAACCACAAGTGTGTTCACTCCCCCCCTTTTCTAATCACTGATATgctctctgactctgtctgTGCCAGTAATGTGGGTTCTACATTATACATAGTACATGTGCAACAACACATGGCAATTGCAGTGGTTCTCCTGATGGAATGGAAAACACATACTAATAGGGCTGTAATAAGTGGTTCCCATCCATCACACCCACAGATGACAACAGTAGTTTGGAAAACATGTGGGGGAGATGGGCTTTTTGTTATTCTGCTCTCTTTGTGATGCATCTATCTCTTCTAGTCATTctgatttttcttatttattgactgagtgtgtaatgtgtaaaactACAATCTGCAATATAGACAGAGCTTAagaatgacaaaataaagagaTATAATGACTAGAAAATATCCATAAAACAACTAGAAAAAAGGTTCAAAATGaccacagacaaataaaatcacaataaaaaggacacacaaccacacagtaTCACTTCAAAGAGGTACACATTTGCCAAAATGAGTGACATGATGACCACAATGATCCTAAATagagaagaaataaattaaaatgacagcaaaccattgacaaatgactaaaaatgagacacaaaacatttgcaaatggGGCAACAGCctgattttgtgtctctttcagtctggaatgagaaatgtaatgttaaaaatatacaatacataaaaaatcaTTTGCTCAAATTGACCTTTAGTCGCCTCTTCAGcaattcttattttaaaatgtgactgttaCTTAGATTTTATGTCATTTGCCATTCCCCGTGTCTTGGTACCACCTGGTAAAATAACAAGTAGGTGCTGAGAGAACTGATGGAGTGTTCAACATGTCATCATGGAGAACCCAAATTAGTATCTGTCTGAAAACTGAGAAACCAAGTTCACACAACAGCAAAACTTAAAATAGCTGTAGTGagctcttcttctgttttccttaAATAATGCTTATTTGAAATAGTTTCTTCAGAACACATTTGGGCGTCAGCACTTCAGAGGGTGTTGGTTATGGTGGCAAAACCGTGCTCTGGTGCTGCATGTGTTAAAGTGCAGACTCTAGGAAGTAGTAATCATGCATAGTGCTGCTTACTGCAGctacacagaaaaagaagagcatGCTCAGACCGATGCTCAGCAATCAGCTGCCTCAAATGGTAACGCCTTCCTAGATGTAGAGATGATACGGTATGAAAGAGAGTCGGAGcgttctgtgttttgtctcaataagtagaaacactgaatgtttgaaaatacaTGTTGAAAGGGGGGAAATATGGTTTTAAACCTGAAAGATGTGATTTCAACTTttgaaaataatctttaaataTCTGAATTCTTTTTATAAATCTGTCTCTTTAATAGTTCATTCACAATACATTGGGATCTGTCCTTTCAGAGATTCAGATCACGTTTTTCAGAAATAGACAttatgtgaaacaaacaaacaaacaaaaaaaatacaatgcaatttaaaagtgtgaaaaatgtcCTGCCAGTTACAATACATGACATTATCACAGGGGGACAGTGCCTAGATTTAAATCTCATAAACACAATCTTCAACAAACAATCTAATGATCTACAAAGCATTGCTGTTTTCTTctggatgaagcagctgtcagtgcaTGAACGTTTTTCCATCAGTGGATTGTTTTTCTTCCCTAAAGGCACGTGCATATTCCAAGTGTGTGTGGATTGTTCagttaaaaaacatattttccccCTTTCGACGTGCATTCTCAAACATTCAGCTcctagtttcagtgtttctatTCTATTTCTATGATACTGTTTTCATCTCACAGTGATAAAGAGAGCTGAGTTCAATGTGTGATTTGTTTCACATGGTGCTGTTACATCGCTCAGCCACCAGGGGGCGCCTGTTCCTCTGGTCATCCAGAGTGTGAAgttcagaagaagaagaagaagaagaagaagaagcggGGCAACATGGCTGTCAGCTGGTCGGCTTTACGTCAAGAGCTCTCCTGTCCCGTGTGTCGAGACATTTTCACAGACCCCGTCCTGCTTCCTTGTAGCCACAGCCTGTGTAATGTCTGTATCGTGGAGTGGTGGAGAACGAAAGGAGTGCGTCAGTGTCCCGTGTGTAAGACGGTGTCCTCCTCCAGACCGCCGCCGCGCAATCTCGTGCTGAAGAACCTGTGCGAAGCTTTCCAGCTGGAGGTGGATTCCGGACTGATGTGCAGTCTGCACACCGAGAAATTCAAGCTGTACTGCGAGGACCACCGGctccctgtgtgtgtggtgtgtagaTACTCCAGAGAGCACGCAGGCCACAGACTGACACCTGTAGACGAAGCAGCACAGGTTCACAGAAACGCTTTCCTGGCGTCGCTGGCTCCTTTACGAGAGAAAGCGAAACTGTTCCGTGACATGAAAGTTAACTGTGAGCAGCTGCATAAAGTTATTAGGAGCCAAActcaggagacagagaggacgaTACGAGAGGAGTTTCAGGTTCTGCGGGAGTTCCTGCAGACTGAGGAGGAGGTCAGGGTTGCAGCCCTGAAGGAAGAAGGGGGGCGTAAAAGAAACATGATGAAAGGCAAGATTGCAGGTTTGACTAGAGAGATAAACGCCCTGGAAAGTACCATCAAGGACTTAGAAGGAGGACTGGCAGATGATGATCTGTGTTTCCTAAAAAAGGTCAGCACTTTGGCCACAGAAGCCCAGCGACCTCTGCCTGATGACCCTCAGCAGGTCACAGGAGCCCTGATCGATGTTGCCAAGTACCTGGGAAATATGAGGTGGAATGTCTGGTGCAAAATGAAGGAGATTGTGTCGTACACACCTGTAATCCTGAATCCCAATACTGCCCATCAAGATCTCCACATAGATCAATGCTTGACCAATGTGAGATCGGGATCGACCCAGACTCTTCCTTCAATCCCAGAGAGAATAGAGCAGCACCGCTGTGTCCTCGGCTTTGACGGCTACAGCTCAGGAAGCCACAGCTGGGATGTGGAAGTTGGAGACAATCACGTATGGGCGCTGGGAGTCGTAGCAACAGACGCCCAGAGGATGGGGGACATAGTGTCGGGATTATGGATGCTGAGGTTCTGTAATGGTAAATTCACAGCGTTTTCGCCTTCTCGCCCAGTCTCTGTCCTCCAACTGAAAGACCGGCCTCAGCGGATCCGAGTGCAGCTGGACTTGAACAGAGGAAAGCTGGTCTTCTCCAATCAAGACTGCGACACCgtcatacacacattcacacacatcttCACTGGCAGGCTGTTTCCATACTTCAACACCTGGAATAATGTCCCACTGAGGATTTTACCAAGGAAACTGTCTTTAATGGTGACACCGCTGTAAGACAATCACAACGATGAAAATGATTGTGTtgtacacatttattttttatcaagaGATATTGTCTTCATCAGGGCAACAACAGTAACCAAAGACACTGTAAGgaggtaataataatacaatggAAATACTAATACCATAGAAAAGAAATTTGTAAGAATTTCCCACTGTTCAGGTCAATTTCATGTTGTCGACCttgttactgtatttatatattgtagTTTTGTTTATCTTGCCGTTTCTAGAGGCCACAAAGTATAGTGTTCATCAGTGGTGTACGCAtaaagctctgattgatttgtTGCAAAGTATTGTTTCATTAAGAATTCCTGGTTATGTGCAATTAACGCATTTTCAATCTTTGTACTCTGTTGAGCCATGGGTGCCTTTATTAAAACTACTTCACCTGAGTGTGCATCAGTTTCAATTGACAGATGACGCAGAAGACATTTAGGta
This Anabas testudineus chromosome 21, fAnaTes1.2, whole genome shotgun sequence DNA region includes the following protein-coding sequences:
- the LOC113172732 gene encoding nuclear factor 7, ovary-like, which translates into the protein MHSAAYCSYTEKEEHAQTDAQQSAASNGNAFLDPPGGACSSGHPECEVQKKKKKKKKKRGNMAVSWSALRQELSCPVCRDIFTDPVLLPCSHSLCNVCIVEWWRTKGVRQCPVCKTVSSSRPPPRNLVLKNLCEAFQLEVDSGLMCSLHTEKFKLYCEDHRLPVCVVCRYSREHAGHRLTPVDEAAQVHRNAFLASLAPLREKAKLFRDMKVNCEQLHKVIRSQTQETERTIREEFQVLREFLQTEEEVRVAALKEEGGRKRNMMKGKIAGLTREINALESTIKDLEGGLADDDLCFLKKVSTLATEAQRPLPDDPQQVTGALIDVAKYLGNMRWNVWCKMKEIVSYTPVILNPNTAHQDLHIDQCLTNVRSGSTQTLPSIPERIEQHRCVLGFDGYSSGSHSWDVEVGDNHVWALGVVATDAQRMGDIVSGLWMLRFCNGKFTAFSPSRPVSVLQLKDRPQRIRVQLDLNRGKLVFSNQDCDTVIHTFTHIFTGRLFPYFNTWNNVPLRILPRKLSLMVTPL